In Patescibacteria group bacterium, the sequence CAGTGATGTGGTGATAGATATATGGTTAATTATCATGGTACGAGATAATATAATCGAACGATATATTGCATATAATATGTGTAAATTGTAAACATAACAACAATAAATTGAAATTGAGGCGATTAAGGCGTTAAACGATCATGATAACGACTACAATGGCGACGCAACGATCCGATATCATCCCGAATGGGTGTGGCTACTGGTGCTAAATTATGTTAAAGATTGAGAATAGGTCATATAATCATTGCGAAGATGGCCGAGATATCAAATGACCCTGCTTTGCAGTGTAAGCGGTGTGGGGAGAATTTCACCGAAATCGAACACTTGACACGACATGTCAGACAAAAAACACCATGTGACCCCGCCCCACTCTCATTGGAAGTCGATCATTCATCGAAGCCCGAGAAAATTAACAAATGTCAAGAATGTGGCAAAGTGTATTCCACTCGCGGCAACCTTCATCGGCATATCAGAACAACGTGCAAATTCAAGAAATTTGACAGGCTGGGAGACGCTACCAGAAAGGCAGAAACATTTAACAAACTATTACATGTTGCTAACGAGCTCATTGGAGAAACTAAAGTAGTTGACATATGCACCGAGGCATTAATATCAAATATATCATCGCAAATGGTGGTGAGTGGTCTTTCTAAGATTCAAGATAGTAACCCACAAACTAATTACAATATTGTCAATGCCGCCATACAAAACAATGTCGTACAAAACAATACCGTACAAACTATACAAAACAATATCGTGCAAAACAATGTGGTACAAAACAATATCGTGCAAAACAACATTGTAATCATTCCATGGGACAGTGACTCGCCTATTACGATAACCGCAGAAGATATCACAGCTGCGTTTGCTGACAATGCTAAACTACAAGACTACATGCAACTTCATGATTACGAACGAACTGACATGAAGGTTGCGCCGCCGTACGTGGCGGAGATGTACGTGGATTTGATTCGCAAAGTTCACCAAAACCCTGCCGCTCAGAACATTTATCTGAACCCCAAACGTTCCGATCAAGTTCTTGTCTATCATTCAACAGGGCAATGGAAAATATTATGTCTGAGTGATGCTTCCGCTCGTTTGCTCAGTGGCGTACACGATTCTATGGGTAAAATAGTATTAAGCGCCGATGGATTGGCTCAGATTCCACCCGATACCCTAAACGCCGCTTCGATTGCGAGAATGATGTACAATGCGGAGCCGGAAGAGTATGCAAAATTGGTTAAAGCTCCCCTTGTGGCGCATCTGGCCAACAATGCCAGCTCTGCCGGCAAGTGACATACTTCTTGCAAACGTGGTCTTTGCGAGGATTTAGCGTTTTTACGGGCCACGGTACCAAATTTGATTGCTCAAACATGGAGAGTATCAAAGCATGGCCGCCAGGTATTACTATCCGGGCGCGATTCATGTAACTCCCTGCGGCAAATGCAATGGAGGCCTTATCGAGGTGACAGACCGCCGGCGCGACATGCTGACCGGCGTTGAGCGGGCGCGGACCCGCAGCGTCAAGTGCGAGGAGTGTAGAGGCGTGGGCCGCATGATTGAGGGCGACACGTACCACGGCGCGGCGGTGGACTGGTGTGCGTGCGAGGGGGTTCTCTACCTGGGAGCGGACAACGACTGTCATGATGCTAGATGCGCGGGGGACGCTAGCGCGCACAGCCACTGCCAAAAATGCGGAAAAGTATCCTACATACGTTGTGAATGCGGTTGTTTAAACCAAGGGACCTGACATTTTTTGTTAATGAGTTATATTTGAACAACACCTTGACTGAGACAAAATGGCGTCAGAAACTATGATTGCGTCGAGCGGTTCTATGACTGTATTGAAGATCAAACAATCCACGGTTTCGATAAGCGCCGCGTTGGAAGAAAAATGGCCAAACAGTACGGCCTTGCTGTACGTCACAACGATCGATAATGGCGATCTAGGACACGACATACCAACCACGTACAAGGTGAAACTCGCGGTCTACTCGAATGAGGACTGTGACGGGGAAAACATGCTATCACCAGGGTGGAGCGATAGCGGACACTGGCACGTGACACAAGAAGCGGCAGTTGGAGGCGTAGTAATTGCATTGCTACATAGTGAAGCCGTCAATACAGCGTACAAAACTCGCACGCCGACATGGAGAACGCTCATTCACTAAGAATCAATGCGGAATGTATCAATTACGTAGACGAGGTCTGAAATCAAGGCCGTTCTTAACAATTATTAAGAACGCCTCGATGTGAGACCTCGGCTAATTGTGTTTTTACAATTCCGTGCGGCGGCCAGTTGTCTAACCAACTCACCTTTGGCGACCTCAATTGTGTTGTTGCCCCTGGTTCTCATTTATGCATCAGTGAGCAACAAATTGTAATAGATTGCCAACCATAGTTTAATCCCGTCCATAATAGTTGAATCGACGAAAAATGATATTCCGCGGCGTGATTGCCCTGGTGGCCTATGGTCGAACCGCCCGCCAAATCTCTTTTGATGACTCTCAACTTTGAGTTGGCCCTGGTTCGCATTTAGGCACCTTTGATCAATAGGTTGGTCACACCTGCTGCTTGGTTTTAGAACTCTGGTTTTAGAACTCTGGTTTTAGAACTCGTGTTTGAACTTGAACCCTACCGCGTTTGCCGAAATTAAACAAGACGTTATATCGATTATAAGCCTCACCGAGCAGACCATGCAGACAGCTCTACCGCAGACAATTATTCAATCCACGGCCTCATTCAGCGCCGCAATGGAAGAAAGGTGGCCCGGCAGCTCGGTGTTGTTAAAATTCGTCACCGACGAGAGTATGTGTCTACTCAAAATTAGAGTGGAAATGGCGGTGTACTCGGGAGAAGACTGCGTAGAAAAGAACCGATTGACGCCATTTTACACTAGTGGGCGTTATGAAACACGAGAATCGGCTGTAGCGTCCGTGGTAATTTCTATTCTGGTAAATACGGGCGGCATTGATGCCACATATGACTCTGGCGCAAAAACGTGGCGATCTCCAATCTGATAAGTTGCGATCCATGAGACGATTTACTTAACCATGTAAGCTATAACATGATATGCAATCATTGTGATATTTATCAGGGTTTTTAGAGTTTTAAAACTGAACGCCATTTTTGTGGAGATTACTCTTATCAATGCAAAGAATCGTTCAATCCACCGCTTCATTCAGCGCCGCAATGGAAGAAAAGTGGCCTGGCAGCATCGTTGTGCTGCTGATAACACCGGTCAACAATAACCGCCATCATGGAACACACATCCACGCCGAACCCATACCAGACACGTACAGCGCGAAAATCACGATCTATTCGAGCGAGGATTGCGCCGAGGAAAACAGATTAGCAGGGCCCTTCGAGAGCAATTCGTGGCATGAAACACAAAAGTCGGCGGTTACTATGGCGGCAATGATGCTATTGCATGCGGAGGACGTTGATGTTGCTGTGCACAAACCAATCGAATTGACGTGGCGGTTTCGGATCTAGCACGGTTACAACGTCTCAGCGAGGGGTCGCTCGGTCAAAAATAATGCTAGTTTATCATGGTTTTAGCGTTTTAAAACTGAACATCATTTTTGTTGAGATTACCCTTATCAATGCAAAGAATCGTTCAATCCACCGCTTCATTCAGCGCCGCAATGGAAGAAAAGTGGCCCGGCAGCATCGTCGTGTTGCTGATAACACCGGTCATGAGTAAAACCGTCAACCCCGTACTGTACGGGTACAAGGCGAAAATCACGATCTATTCAAGCGAGGATTTCGTTGAGGAAAACAGACTAGCAGGACCCATTAAGGGTCGAAGCGAGTCGTGTCGGGGAACACAAGAAGCCGTTTCTGCGGCGGCAATGACGCTGCTACATGTGGAGGGCATTGATGCTGCATACCAATCCAGCGAACTGACGTGGCGGTTTCGGATCTAGCAGCACGAATACGACAGCTCGGTCAAAAATAATAACAAGCAGTCTCTACGAAGTTGTGTTTTTTGCTAGATGCGAGAACGCATTCGTCACGGCAAGCGGACTCACGGCAAGCGGACCCACATCGACTAGAGGGTCAGTGGACATGATAAAGTATGTTGATGCCGATTTTGTGTCGATAACGTTGCCACTTGGGTCTTCATATACGTATGAGCCCGGCGCGAGATGTTTTTTGGCAACCAGATGCGGAGAAACGCTCAGTATGATATGGGCGGCAGAATCGACCCACGCCGGGAGAATGAAGAACACTGTCTGCGGCTTCTCGACGCTCATGTTGTCGACAAAGATGCGCGCGGTTTTCTCCATTATGTCTTCGATGAAGGGCGGATTCACGATCCAGTTGAAGCCCGTGATGTCGTCTCGCGTCTGCTCGAAGAAGCTTCCGAGTGAGCCAACTTCGATGTCGGGGAACAAGCTGCAGTACTTGGCGCCATCCTTGCCGTAGAGGCGAGAGTTCAGCGCCGACGCGAATGCCTCTCGCCGCACGTTGAAGTTCGCGTAGAGATGGTCGACGTGCGCCGCCGGGATGGCCCACTGCTGCCCGCTGACGATGATCGTGTCGTACCGCATGGCGATACGCGCCGCCAATATCGGGGATGCCTCGGCCGAGATCAGAGATAGGCGCGCCGTCATTTCGGTTTTGTAGTGGGAACCGTAGCTGATGCTGGAGGCCGAAGTAGACAATGTTGCTAATGTTTGCATTGGCGGATGAGCGAGTCGCTTATCGATGAATGAGAGTATGCGAACAACGAGAGATGCCGCATCCCGTATATCCTGCACGAGTTTGAGCTTGCATGATGTCAGTTCACCGATTAGGCGGTTGTTGAACCCATCTTCGGCGGTTGTCGCGCGATACACGTGCGCCCACGCATTGGCTGGCCGAGTGGAATTGACCATGGCGATAAGCCACCGGCTCAGAATGTTGTCGATCTCGGCACGCGCCTTCCAATCCGTCACCCGCCTGTTCTCCCGCGCGTTGGCCAGAATCATCGCGCGGATGTCCGAGGTGATTCGGAGCTCGGCCGCCTCGGCGTCGAGGGGGGCGACGGCGGCCGCGTTTCCGGCGAAGAGGCTTGCGAGCTGCGGGCGGGCGAGGCTTGCCGCCCGGGCGACTCGCCACCAGTCGGCGAGGTCGGGGTACTCCGTCGGGTCCATTTCCCACGGCTTGCGGCCCAGGTAGTGGTAGGCGCGGATGTCGCGAGCGACCCAGTTCGGCTTCCACGGGATCGCGGCGTAGCGCTGGTGGATGTTCGTCCAGTCTTGGCCGCGACGGTCGGCGAAGTACTCCGCGATCGACTCCTCGTCGGCGCCGCTCTTCGTCTGGAACGCCGCGCCGTACGGGCCCGTGACCGCGTCGAGCATCGCCCGGTAGCCGGCGAGGTCGGCCGCCGACGGGCACAGCAGCACGAGGAACCCGCCGCCGACGACGGTGCGCCGCCGCAGCGACCGCGCGACAAGCTCGGCGGGGATGCGCGTGCCGTGGGGGAGGTCGCTCTCGCCCGCCGCGATGTACGGGTTGACGAGCCCGTCCTTCTTCTTCCACGGCTGAAGGTACGGCAGCGAGAAGCAGGCGGCGGGCGGCCGCAGACCGAACAGGTCGTCGCAGTTGACGAGCGGGACGATGTCGGCGTCGACGAGCAGCACGCGGTCGTAGTCGGCGAGCCCGAGGCAGTTCCACTTGGTGAAGGCCGCGTCGAGCCAGGAGCCGTACCGCTCCGTCTGGCGGTCGGACAGGAAGCCGCGCGCCTCGTGCCGAATGTACGGGACCTCGACGACCTGGTCGTACACGAGCCGCAGCGCCGCGCGGGACTCTTCCGGCACATCATCGGTGACCATGCAGACGAGCGAGTGGCGCGTGCGCAGGGCCCGCATCGCGTGCGCGACGACGACGGCGCCGGGAACGTAAGACCGGCCCAGCATCACGAGAACGACCCACGCGCACTTCAGGGGGTGTTCGAGCGCGGGGCGGCGGAAACCGTCCTCGTGGCTGGCACTCGCCGAAACAGACATGTTCGCGCTCATGTATTCATGTTTGATATGGTATTGGTTCAATTTTGTGTGGTTTGATGCGACAACGAAAAAGTGGACACGCGGAACCGGCGGTCATTCGCTCTCACGCATGGACACGACCAACTTATGACGAATATATCTCAGCCGCTCCTGTTTTGATTGAAAGATTGCCAGATCGCGATTGACTTCCTCTTCGGAGGGGTAGTACAGTGTATCGCGCGTCAGGTATGTAATGCGACGACCGTCGAACGGCAGCATTGGTGCCTGCCACCAAATCAACCAGTCCGTCGACGAGCTGGGCTCGTATGAGGTGAGAGTGAGTCGATAGTGGCCGTATCGACCCATAAATTTCCCTGTGTTGGTTGCTGTTTCGACAGTGGCTACATCGACTAGTTTCTGAACACCATTGCAACGAAATCGATGGAACAGCAGACCCTGCAACGAATACATAGCTAATAGTTTCGTTATATACGAGAAATTGTTGTAAATCAAATTTGAATATGTTTTACCCGATTATTACCACCGATCCACTATATCGTAATGAATTACGACACTGAATCGGAATGGACTGAGTTCTCGGCCAAAATCGATGCGCTTGCAGCAATTCAGACGGAGGCGATCAAAGCCAACCCGGACGAATTCTCGGCCAAAATCAATGCTCTGGCAGCCGCTGCCAAAGTTTCGGCAACTACCGCTGATGAAATCGAAGAATCGCTGGCCGAAGAATCTGCCAACGCGCCGCGAAAAAAGAAATTAACAATCATCGACTACACCATCCAGTATTGCCTCGATCTGAACGCGTCGAGAAACTCAAAGCGGACACTGGCAATCCTCAAAAATGGAACAATTGTCGAGCTTGACCTCAAGCAACATAAGGGAGAATTGCCACGAGACACGTCGATTCGGTCGACAAAATCGTTGGATCGAGCACGGTGCGCATGGGAGAAACAAAAACAGATGAAATGTGATCTTGGTGAGTGTATGCGTTGCGCGATGACAACCGTCAACAACCATGTGACAAAAACGCGTCAGAAGCCCTACATTGTTTCGACTTTGACAAAGGCCGCAGAAGTTGAGTATCGTTCCGAGGGTTTGCGATACTGGGGCGATCTCTTCGTCATGACGAAAGGCAACAAAGGAGAATATGCAGTTTCTATCGTCGGGATACTGCGAGGCAACATGGAAGGCGACACTCTTGAAATTCGCAGTCACTTGCAATCCCGCTACATCGACGACATGGGCGCACCCGAAATTGTCGCGATCGTGTGGTTGGACGGGATCGTGTCGGAATTGTCGCCCGACGAGACCACCTACAGCTGGAGCTCCTCCGACGAGGAGATGGTGTTTCGCCCCAGCAAGAACTGCCCCAAGCCGGTCCCTCTCTGAGCTCCCATAAAGAATGGGACCAATTTTTACTAAAATTAGTTTATCTCAGACGTTGACCAACTTAAGTATCCAGCGAGGGATGATTATCGAATTCTGATGATTAACCCATTTTAACCAACCGTAACCATTCTTAACCCAATGGAACATAACGCAATCAAGTCCGCGGCGAAACTAATGATTGAAATGGGTTCCGGGGGGGGGTAAGATGGGTTACCGGGGGTTAAGATGGGTTCCGGAGGGTTAAGATGGGTTATCGGGGGAGTTAAGATGGGTTAAAATTGAAAGGAAATTAAGAGATTAAAGACTGCGCTCGCTTACCATGGCGGACGAATTGATAGTGAACTCCCCTAGCAAGAACTGCCCTGATTGGCTAAACGGCATGATATACGCCATGGAAATGTGTGTAGACGAGACATGCGTCATATTTAGCGGCGGATCGGTTGTCACCGTGGAAGATGAAGACGCTGACATTGGCCGCGAATTAATCACGGATGCTTTCTCGGGTCGGGGAGCCGCGCCGCCCACATGCTCAAACATCGGCTACGTCGTTCGAACACAGACATGGCAAACACGCGCGCCGGGCGACCTCGGCTCTGCGGTCAGAAAGGCCTGGCGAAAACTGATCAACTATGGTGAAAAAATTCGATTGATCAAGTGCATTCCTCTGAAGACACCTCAATTTCTTGGAAAGATCCGGGCCAACTTGGAAACTGATGACAACAATGATAATGTATTCACTGTTCGAATCCGTGAACCGAATCACGTTATGAAAACTGCGCTCTGGCGCAATTTCAGAAAGGATTTGAGCGAACCCGTCGTGGCGGCCATTAAAATGAAGAACGGTGACGTCTGGTTCACCAGCCTCACCGACGAAAACGCGACCGAATTCTACCCACTAGATCGGTCTCAGTGAAAACCAGCGCTGTTCTTTTTCCTGGTGGGCGCCGTCCGGCAGCACTAAAATTGAACATGGTCGCCAACATTATATAAAAGCCATATGGCCACTAAACCCTCTGGTACCGCTGGGCGGGTGGCCGAGAGCCCCCCGGCTTCCGCGACGGCCAAGAGTGCTACGCCGGCCGTTGCGGCCACGAGTGCCGCCAAGCCGGCCACGTCGACTGCAGTTGCCGCCAAGACTGCTATGCCGGCCGCCAAGCCAGCCGCTGCTGTCGCCAAGACTGCAGTTGCCGCCAAGTCTGCCACGCCGGTCGCCAAGCCAGCAGTTGCCGCCAAGCCGGCCGTTGCGAGTGCCGCTAAGACGACTGCCGCCAAGCCGGCCGTTGCGAGTGCCGCTAAGACGACTGCTGCCAAAACTGCGGTTGCCGCCAAGCCGGCCGTAGCGAGTGTCGCTAAGACGACTGCTGCTGCCAAGACTGCAGTTGCAAGTGCTGCCAAGACGACTGTTGCTACCAAGACTGCCACGTCGGTCGCCAAGAAACCGACAGTTGCTGCTAAGAGCGTCGCCGCGGCTAAGACTGCCGCCGCCGTGGCCAAGAGCGTCGCCGCTGCTAAGAGCGTCGCCGCGGCTAAGACTGCCGCCGCGGTCATCGCTCCCAAGAATCCAGACATCACTGTCGCAAACGACGAACCCACCCCCGTTGAGACCGCCACCACGGATGTGAATGAGAATCCCGCCGCGGTCGATGTGGCGGACACAACGACGCAGGCGCCGTCGACCGACGATGATGAACGGGCAGAACGAGCGCGTTTGGAGATAACTCGTGCATCGATGACCGCCGTCGGACGGGCGGCGCAGATACGACTGGAGTTGGCATTGGTGTACACCCTGGTGAAGGAAATGGGATTGACTCGTGTAATCTACATGAATGCCGCTGTCGCAGTGGTGAAAGACACAGATCCCGAGATCAGTATCGACAGGATTGCGGCCTTGATTACATCCAATGAGAGGGCGCGGTCGGCTGCTTGGCAGTACGGGATCGAGGGCAATGTGGGCAAAGCAATACGCCAAGGCGCCGCCCAATTGGCGTCAATCAGAGAGGATTGCGAAAAGAACAACAATGGAGCGTATGTGGTCGAGATTCAAGTGGTGCCACCGATGGCCGAGCCACGAACCGAGGAAGAGCGAATAGCCATCGCCAATGTGGAGCTACTGCGCATCGTTCCAAAGAAAGATTCAGTCAATGCATCAGTCTACACGTTGGTGTTGCACGACATCCAGGACGGCCGGAGCGTCGGGACGTGCTCCACGACGCGCCAAGAAATCTGTCTGAGCGCTTTCGAGAGAATCAGGGGCGACGCACACACGTCCTCCGTCATGATGGTCGTCCTCGCCAACGGTGAGATTTGGATGCCGGGCCCGAACAACACGCCCGTGTTTGTGCGCCAGGGCGCTCGCTAGTGATCGCGTACCCGCCCGCGCGGCACATTTTTTGGGTCGGCGGGTTGAAATTGAAGCCCCTGACTCGAACTGATTGCGCCGCCATGCCGACATTCGAAAGTCTCAAGCCGATCACGGACGACGGCACGGCCGATGAATTGGCAGACCGAATCGACTTCTTGATCCGAACGATGCAGGTCACTGCATCCTACCTGGACACCGCCCTTCGCACGGCGACCTGTGTCGTGTTCGCCAACGGCACCGTTGTCATTCCCGAGTCGGCCGATCCCGAGTTCGAGGGATTCCACGCGGTGCCGGAGTACAACGAGATACGCTCCGCCGACGAGGAGGGGGCGGCCCCCGCCGACCGCCACTGGGAGCGACAGCGAGTGCTAGGTGGGCCGGTCGGCGTCGCGATCCGCAAAGCATTTCTGCGCCTGATTCGCGCCGGAATTGATGTCGAACAGGGTTCCAGCGCGGAAATCAGAACTCAGAGAGCAATTAATCCGAGCCCGGGAGAAAATGATCACAGCTCCATATTCGTTCTGCGTTCCAACGTATTCGTCGGGGAGGAGGAAGAGCCGAGAGTGTTCCTGATGTCGTCGTTGGAAGAAGGGGGAGACGAGAACGAAAATGACGTGGCCAATGAGGCCTTTCAGCGGTTCGTCTCGGATCTGCACAGTCCCGCGGCGGCTCTGGTACTGTTGGCCGACGGCAGTGCCTGGACTTATTTCCAAGACAGCATGAACGGAGTATTCGAGTTCCGGTCGGCAGGCAATCGTGAAAATATCGAATGAGCACTGTGCTGCTTTTTTAATTAACTCAACCTCTCTATTTCTATCGGGTTTATCAACATGATCAAAATAGAAGGATTGATATTGTGTTGCAATATATTTGCGACCCTGTATGGTATTTGGGAAAAGACATGTCGAAATTCTCGTCTCGGTGATCAAGCAAGACGCTGAATGGTCATGCCTGCAGTCGTGACTGGACTGCTGTCGATGGGAGAGTTGCCAGTGATGGTAGTTGCACCACTGTTAACCAATTGGATGACGGTGGGAGTGAGGCCGTTTGTCGCGATGATGATGGTGCCGGTGAGCTCGATACCTACTGCCAGTGGGGTAGAAGTGCTCGCGGATGCGCCGACGCGGGTAGACCCCAGAATGCCAGGGGTACTGGTGACGGCCGGAGCAGTGATGGAGCCACTCACCAGATTGATGGCCGCTTGCCAACCAGAGCCCAAGACACCAGAGCCGCTGGCTCGCCACGTCACGCGATACACACCACCTGTCGGAAGACTGAAATTCGTATCGCTCGTCTTGGTAATTGCACCATTTTGGTATCCAGTTGCCGCAAACACGAAAGGAGCACCCGTGGCGACGGTCAATTGGCCAGGAGTGGCCCAGTAATCGCCAATTGCAGAACCAAAGATGGGGGCGTCATTGATGAAGACGTCACCGTTGATATTGATCACCGGCACGTCTTCTGCGGCGCCGTTGTCAACGTGGATGGCCGCGTCCTTGCCGACAAAGACGTCGGTGGCGCGGGCTGTACCGAGATACAGCTCCCCGAAAGGGTCGATGCCAGGTCCTGTAGTAGCCATTGCTAGCTGAAGTTGGTATACACGGCCCGTAAAAAATGGGGAAACGAGGGCACACGATAGCTCAGGCAATGATGCTCGAGGTGGCCGTTCAAGCGATGCGCTGAATCACCAGCCCGGCATACGTGTAATCGACGGTGTTCACCTGCGCCGCAACATTGATGGTGGAAGCGCCACTGTTGACCAACGAAATCGCCGGAGTGCCTGCCGTCACCACCAGAATGGCGACTCCCATGATCTCTGAGCCGCCCGTGGTGCCCGTGGTATTCGAGCCGGTCGCGGTTCGTGTGATGGGGCTAGTCGCGGCCACTCCGTTATCGGGAGCAGCGAGGGCGCCTGACTCCAGGTAGAGACTGCACTGGATGCCGGCGGCACCCGTGGCGCTGGCACCGGTGAGACGCCACTGAACGCGGTAGACTCCCGCGCCGGGCAAAGTGAAAGTCACGTTGCCGGTCTTGACGATGCCGCCGACGGAATATCCGGTCGA encodes:
- a CDS encoding C2H2-type zinc finger protein; protein product: MAEISNDPALQCKRCGENFTEIEHLTRHVRQKTPCDPAPLSLEVDHSSKPEKINKCQECGKVYSTRGNLHRHIRTTCKFKKFDRLGDATRKAETFNKLLHVANELIGETKVVDICTEALISNISSQMVVSGLSKIQDSNPQTNYNIVNAAIQNNVVQNNTVQTIQNNIVQNNVVQNNIVQNNIVIIPWDSDSPITITAEDITAAFADNAKLQDYMQLHDYERTDMKVAPPYVAEMYVDLIRKVHQNPAAQNIYLNPKRSDQVLVYHSTGQWKILCLSDASARLLSGVHDSMGKIVLSADGLAQIPPDTLNAASIARMMYNAEPEEYAKLVKAPLVAHLANNASSAGK